In the genome of Labrus mixtus chromosome 21, fLabMix1.1, whole genome shotgun sequence, one region contains:
- the metrn gene encoding meteorin, with protein MASSGVWINAMWIFLFAIFHVALSNYSEDQCSWRGSGLSQQQGSVEQISLHCSEGTLDWLYPKGALRLSLSPRLPSVAVGPGGSSSGLITACVKPSEQFHGAQLYLERDGVLELLVGDRLESSPPPRVRCFSRLPGEKVALFLQATPHQDISRRIATFRYELRGDWTARLSLDSHRINSEDACRPCNNTEILMAVCTSDFVVRGNIRSVAEDETLRAAVIKVSATRVFRQKYALFTGNSRLSSRGEVRTLLQCGVKPGPGSFLFTGRVHFGEAWLGCAPRYKDFQRAYMMAKAAQQIPCELPVD; from the exons ATGGCTTCATCCGGAGTTTGGATTAACGCAATGTGGATTTTCCTTTTTGCTATTTTTCACGTGGCTTTGTCAAACTATTCGGAGGACCAGTGCAGCTGGAGAGGAAG TGGTCTGTCCCAGCAGCAGGGCAGTGTGGAGCAGATCTCCCTCCACTGCTCAGAAGGCACCCTGGACTGGCTGTATCCCAAAGGAGCCCTGCGTCTCTCCCTGTCCCCCCGCCTGCCCTCTGTGGCGGTGGGTCCCGGTGGCAGCAGCTCAGGCCTCATCACAGCCTGCGTGAAGCCTTCAGAACAGTTCCATGGAGCCCAGCTGTACCTGGAGAGAGACGGGGTCCTGGAGCTCCTCGTCGGGGACCGCTTGGAGTCGTCTCCCCCGCCCAGGGTCCGCTGCTTCAGCCGCCTGCCAGGGGAGAAGGTGGCTCTGTTCCTTCAAGCGACTCCTCACCAGGACATCAGCAGGAGGATCGCTACCTTCAGATATGAGCTGAGGGGCGACTGGACCGCTCGGCTGTCCCTGGACTCACACCGCATCAACAGTGAAG ATGCCTGCAGACCCTGCAACAACACTGAGATCCTGATGGCTGTTTGCACCAGTGACTTTG TTGTGCGAGGTAACATCCGCTCGGTGGCCGAGGATGAGACCCTGCGAGCTGCAGTGATTAAGGTCAGCGCTACGCGGGTGTTTCGTCAGAAGTACGCCCTGTTCACAGGCAACAGTCGCCTGAGCAGCCGGGGCGAGGTCAGGACTCTGCTCCAGTGTGGCGTCAAGCCCGGGCCCGGTAGCTTCCTCTTCACAGGCCGAGTCCACTTCGGAGAGGCCTGGTTGGGCTGCGCGCCCCGCTACAAGGACTTCCAGAGGGCTTATATGATGGCCAAAGCAGCGCAGCAGATCCCCTGTGAGCTGCCTGTAGACTGA